One region of Thiomonas intermedia genomic DNA includes:
- a CDS encoding LysR substrate-binding domain-containing protein — MQKSDDSGARPPGPAARAIPRSRQIDAGHLRGFEAAARLGGFTAAADALALTQSALSRQIQTLEAQVGVPLFTREGPRVRLSPAGEQFAAVVRQALHQLDTAVEGLRASQGRPRVQITTFASMASQWLIPRLGEFQAIHPDIDIAVETFDNLSDLESGGLDLAIRRLRSDNPLAQAPGTTFLFGEEITPVCSPALAQSGRAPTGLEDLPRCVWIDDVRAHGAPPIARANMQALSWGGWYAGLGLPQPEPQRWLRFNYTYQVIQAAVAGQGVAMGQIGLIRDLLAAGTLIAPVGRRVDAGYGYYLATRAGSPQRPEVAAMLAWLQQQFTAWREIDIGGG, encoded by the coding sequence ATGCAAAAAAGCGATGATTCGGGCGCACGGCCGCCAGGCCCCGCCGCGCGTGCCATACCGCGCAGCCGTCAGATCGACGCGGGGCATCTGCGCGGATTCGAAGCCGCGGCGCGTCTCGGAGGCTTTACCGCCGCGGCGGACGCGCTGGCGCTGACCCAGTCGGCCCTCAGCCGTCAGATCCAGACGCTGGAGGCCCAGGTGGGCGTGCCGCTGTTCACCCGCGAGGGGCCGCGGGTGCGCCTGTCTCCCGCGGGCGAGCAGTTCGCCGCGGTGGTGCGGCAGGCGCTGCACCAGCTCGATACGGCGGTGGAAGGGCTGCGCGCCAGCCAGGGACGTCCCCGGGTGCAGATCACGACCTTTGCCTCGATGGCCAGCCAGTGGCTGATTCCCCGTCTGGGCGAATTCCAGGCCATCCATCCCGATATCGACATTGCCGTCGAAACCTTCGACAACCTCAGCGACCTGGAAAGCGGCGGGCTGGACCTCGCCATCCGCCGCCTGCGCAGCGACAACCCGCTGGCCCAGGCGCCCGGCACCACGTTTCTCTTCGGCGAGGAGATCACCCCGGTCTGCAGCCCGGCGCTGGCGCAGAGCGGCCGGGCGCCTACTGGCCTGGAAGATCTGCCCCGCTGCGTCTGGATCGACGACGTGCGGGCGCATGGCGCGCCGCCCATCGCCCGCGCCAATATGCAGGCCCTGTCCTGGGGCGGCTGGTATGCGGGGCTGGGCCTGCCGCAGCCCGAACCGCAACGCTGGCTGCGGTTCAACTACACCTATCAGGTCATCCAGGCCGCGGTGGCGGGGCAGGGTGTGGCGATGGGGCAGATCGGCCTCATCCGCGACCTGCTGGCGGCGGGCACCCTGATCGCCCCGGTGGGGCGGCGCGTCGATGCCGGCTATGGCTATTACCTGGCCACCCGCGCCGGATCGCCGCAGCGGCCCGAGGTCGCGGCCATGCTGGCCTGGCTGCAGCAGCAGTTCACCGCGTGGCGCGAGATCGATATCGGCGGCGGCTGA
- a CDS encoding DUF2917 domain-containing protein, translating into MRHTEVSIQRDWIDLQLGDSLSLRRAAGQSLRIESARAPASPCSDPCLWLTEEGQPEDVFLRDGEAYVVRGSGRVVMTVWRGTARVRLNDAAAPRPQPARPSSRSIQSASAWATACGASAMRL; encoded by the coding sequence ATGCGGCATACCGAAGTGTCCATCCAGCGTGACTGGATTGATTTGCAACTCGGCGACTCGCTGTCGCTGCGGCGCGCCGCCGGGCAAAGCCTGCGGATCGAATCGGCGCGCGCCCCGGCATCGCCCTGCAGCGACCCTTGCCTCTGGCTCACCGAGGAAGGCCAGCCCGAGGATGTGTTCCTGCGCGACGGCGAGGCGTATGTGGTGCGCGGCAGCGGCCGGGTGGTGATGACCGTCTGGCGGGGCACGGCACGGGTGCGTCTGAACGACGCCGCCGCCCCGCGCCCTCAACCGGCCAGGCCGAGTTCGCGCTCCATCCAGTCGGCCAGCGCATGGGCCACGGCGTGCGGCGCCTCCGCCATGAGGTTGTGA
- a CDS encoding CBS domain-containing protein translates to MKVSDILRVKGHVLFTVPPQASLLQAVQTMAQHDIGSLVVMEHGKLVGLLTFAEVMEAVAEGEGALGGHIVSERMDTHYEVCGPETTLDTLRRTMLDSGTRYIPVMQNDALLGVISFHDVAMAVVREQDFENQMLKAYIRDWPEEDGQAGADPARTSAPARG, encoded by the coding sequence ATGAAAGTCAGCGACATTTTGCGGGTGAAGGGCCATGTGCTCTTCACCGTGCCGCCCCAGGCCAGCCTGCTGCAGGCGGTGCAGACCATGGCGCAACATGACATCGGCTCGCTGGTGGTCATGGAGCACGGCAAGCTCGTCGGCCTGCTCACGTTTGCCGAAGTGATGGAGGCCGTGGCCGAAGGCGAAGGAGCCTTGGGCGGTCATATCGTGTCCGAGCGCATGGACACGCACTACGAAGTCTGCGGCCCGGAAACCACCCTGGACACCCTGCGCCGCACCATGCTCGACAGCGGCACCCGCTACATCCCGGTGATGCAGAATGACGCGCTGCTGGGCGTGATTTCCTTCCACGACGTGGCCATGGCCGTGGTCCGCGAACAGGACTTCGAGAACCAGATGCTCAAGGCCTATATCCGCGACTGGCCCGAAGAAGACGGCCAGGCCGGGGCCGACCCCGCGCGCACCTCGGCACCCGCCAGGGGCTGA
- the fabG gene encoding 3-oxoacyl-[acyl-carrier-protein] reductase codes for MRLQGQIALITGAAQGIGLATAHTFAAQGASLVLCDRHADTLNPVADALRAEGTPVLAQALDVADRGAFTALVDAAIARFGQIDVLINNAGITRDARLVSMTDEQFDAVIDVNLRAVFRCTQIVAPHMIARGSGVILNASSVVALYGNFGQTNYAASKAGIIAMTKTWARELGPKGIRVNAVAPGFIQTPMIATVPEKVIAQMAERVPLRQLGQPEDVASVYAFLASRDARYISGTVIEVDGGMTL; via the coding sequence ATGCGACTCCAAGGCCAAATCGCTCTCATCACCGGCGCGGCGCAAGGCATCGGGCTGGCCACCGCGCACACCTTCGCCGCGCAAGGCGCCAGCCTGGTGTTGTGCGACCGCCATGCCGACACCCTGAATCCGGTCGCCGACGCCCTGCGCGCCGAAGGCACGCCGGTGCTCGCCCAGGCCCTCGACGTGGCCGACCGCGGCGCATTCACCGCGCTGGTGGACGCCGCCATCGCCCGGTTCGGCCAGATCGACGTGCTGATCAACAACGCGGGCATCACCCGCGACGCCCGGCTGGTGAGTATGACCGACGAACAGTTCGACGCCGTGATCGACGTGAACCTGCGGGCCGTGTTTCGCTGCACCCAAATCGTCGCGCCGCACATGATCGCGCGCGGCAGCGGCGTCATCCTCAATGCCTCCAGCGTGGTGGCGCTCTACGGCAACTTCGGCCAGACCAACTACGCCGCGAGCAAAGCCGGCATCATCGCCATGACCAAGACCTGGGCGCGCGAACTCGGGCCCAAGGGCATCCGGGTCAACGCGGTGGCGCCCGGCTTCATCCAGACACCCATGATCGCCACGGTCCCCGAAAAGGTGATCGCGCAGATGGCCGAGCGCGTCCCCCTGCGCCAGCTCGGCCAGCCCGAAGACGTGGCCAGCGTGTACGCCTTTCTCGCCAGCCGCGACGCCCGCTACATCAGCGGCACCGTGATCGAGGTCGATGGCGGAATGACGCTATGA
- a CDS encoding transcription factor jumonji JmjC domain-containing protein, whose amino-acid sequence MLGEYVGSEQYARLLQRGQQSPEHWLQFDAGRMQAHYNRRPFLVNHLLNEHPMFGIDALFDLARRLPARQVKFRRGDIAPDADFDASFARAGDGLTLEHLLAHFEPLHGYVCLNNPEQDALYRPHIEGLLAELAAHTHPLDPHITWYSTYVFISAQGAVTPYHMDREMNFLLQIRGEKTVDLWDPSDPFIMDPAQKDRLLAYEGARPPYRPEFEERALHFSLRPGLGVHHPFIAPHRVWTHSNLSVSLAFTFRTRHSDRDTAAHQFNARLRRLGLKHPKPVGDSTWRDGAKALSLHALQRLRHPLHPAGH is encoded by the coding sequence ATGCTGGGTGAATACGTCGGTTCCGAGCAGTACGCGCGCCTGCTGCAGCGCGGACAACAAAGCCCCGAGCACTGGCTGCAGTTCGACGCCGGCCGGATGCAGGCGCATTACAACCGCCGCCCGTTCCTGGTGAACCATCTCCTGAACGAGCACCCGATGTTCGGCATCGACGCCTTGTTCGATCTGGCACGCCGCCTGCCCGCGCGCCAGGTGAAGTTCCGTCGCGGCGACATCGCACCCGATGCCGATTTCGACGCGTCCTTCGCCCGCGCCGGCGACGGCCTGACGCTCGAACACCTGCTGGCGCATTTCGAGCCCCTGCACGGTTATGTCTGTCTCAACAACCCCGAGCAGGACGCGCTGTACCGGCCCCACATCGAAGGCCTGCTGGCGGAACTCGCCGCGCACACCCACCCGCTCGACCCGCACATCACCTGGTATTCGACCTATGTGTTCATCTCGGCGCAGGGCGCCGTCACGCCGTATCACATGGACCGGGAGATGAACTTTCTGCTGCAGATTCGCGGGGAGAAGACCGTCGATCTCTGGGACCCGTCCGACCCGTTCATCATGGACCCGGCGCAGAAAGACCGGCTGCTGGCCTACGAGGGCGCCCGCCCGCCCTACAGACCCGAGTTCGAAGAGCGCGCCCTGCACTTCTCGCTGCGGCCGGGTCTGGGGGTGCACCATCCCTTCATTGCGCCGCACCGGGTGTGGACGCATTCCAACCTCTCGGTCTCGCTGGCGTTCACCTTTCGCACCCGCCACTCCGACCGCGACACCGCCGCGCACCAGTTCAATGCCCGGCTGCGCCGTCTGGGGCTGAAGCACCCCAAGCCGGTGGGCGACAGCACCTGGCGCGACGGTGCCAAAGCCCTTTCGCTTCACGCACTCCAACGCCTGCGCCACCCCCTGCATCCCGCGGGCCATTGA
- a CDS encoding alpha/beta fold hydrolase produces the protein MSAHHPSSLPLILLHGAGGDASVWAAQADWLTARGWQCLPLELPAHGATPAPPLGSIERMADWVWAQLDARQIGPVVLAGHSMGSLIALQAAGQRPGQLRGLALLGTAFPMRVSPRLLAQAEQAPEEAIANVVRWSYAQAEPLSPAPGFQSPQAYRELLLRQQTHWAGGSVLATDLTACDRYSGGDAAARSWGGPTLFLLGEHDRMTPAAQADDLRAALPRHRTVLLDCGHNLMAEAPHAVAHALADWMERELGLAG, from the coding sequence ATGTCTGCCCACCATCCCTCTTCGCTTCCCCTCATCTTGCTCCACGGGGCGGGGGGCGACGCCAGCGTCTGGGCGGCGCAGGCCGACTGGCTGACGGCGCGCGGCTGGCAGTGCCTGCCGCTGGAACTGCCCGCGCACGGCGCCACGCCGGCGCCGCCGCTCGGCAGCATCGAGCGCATGGCCGACTGGGTCTGGGCGCAGCTCGACGCCCGCCAGATCGGCCCGGTGGTGCTGGCGGGGCACAGCATGGGTTCGCTGATTGCGCTGCAGGCCGCCGGGCAGCGTCCCGGTCAGCTTCGGGGTCTGGCGCTGCTGGGCACGGCGTTTCCGATGCGCGTCTCGCCCCGGCTGCTGGCGCAGGCGGAGCAGGCCCCGGAGGAGGCGATCGCCAATGTGGTGCGGTGGTCGTACGCCCAGGCCGAGCCCCTCAGCCCCGCACCGGGATTCCAGTCGCCGCAGGCCTACCGCGAGTTGCTGCTGCGGCAGCAGACGCACTGGGCCGGGGGCAGCGTGCTGGCCACGGACCTGACGGCCTGCGATCGCTATTCGGGCGGTGACGCCGCCGCGCGCTCCTGGGGCGGCCCCACCCTGTTTCTGCTCGGCGAGCACGACCGCATGACGCCTGCAGCCCAGGCCGACGACCTGCGCGCCGCCTTGCCGCGCCACCGCACGGTGCTGCTCGACTGTGGTCACAACCTCATGGCGGAGGCGCCGCACGCCGTGGCCCATGCGCTGGCCGACTGGATGGAGCGCGAACTCGGCCTGGCCGGTTGA
- the mnmC gene encoding FAD-dependent 5-carboxymethylaminomethyl-2-thiouridine(34) oxidoreductase MnmC translates to MKPPSSPLLDEADLAPDASGQLASARYGDVYASRAGALGQARAVYLQGCGLLDSPARWAGRDQFTILETGFGLGVNFLATWAAWRADPVRCARLDYVSLELHPVRAADLLRHAPPELQSLAAELAAHWPPPVRGLHRIELDDARVHLLLAFGDATDLAPRLKLAADALYLDGFAPARNPALWTPELFRALARLTRPGAPAASYTVAHAVQKGLSQAGFELALQPGWGGKQQRLQATFNPVWKRTRHTLPTPWPAALPRHAVVIGAGLAGAACAHALARSGWTVDVLEAGAHPARGGSAMPAGLAHLQPSADDNLLSRLTRAGMAALRRALPPDAADLAQFVPATLTPADAAEARRMQDWRRTVQLPPEMAQWTEAGWQVDSAVLANQAVCAAWLASPRITLRCGVQMARLRHDGASWNVLDAAGHSLARAPQIVLATALQTPHLLAASGLIPGPDWLPLRALRGQAQALPARLWPALRDLSQPWMGSGYVLRLPEAAARLLQDAGDPAAQVDAHHDWLLIGATFETDDQSLTPEQAWQHNRAGLSALTTSPPRPDHVGALRHFAGVRAASTDRLPYCGPLADLAPLRAKPQRAAGKQLHELPRLPGLAVCAGLGSRGLTLAPLLAEFLVATLEGTPLPLETDLADALDPARVALRRLRHGAAS, encoded by the coding sequence TTGAAGCCGCCCTCCAGCCCGCTTCTGGACGAAGCCGATCTCGCGCCCGACGCCAGCGGCCAGCTTGCCAGCGCCCGCTACGGCGACGTCTACGCCAGCCGCGCCGGTGCCCTCGGGCAGGCGCGCGCCGTGTATCTGCAGGGCTGCGGCCTGCTCGACTCGCCCGCGCGCTGGGCCGGCCGCGATCAGTTCACCATCCTGGAAACCGGCTTCGGCCTGGGGGTGAATTTTCTGGCCACCTGGGCGGCGTGGCGCGCCGACCCGGTGCGCTGCGCGCGGCTCGACTACGTCAGTCTGGAGCTGCATCCGGTGCGAGCCGCCGATCTGCTGCGACACGCGCCGCCCGAGCTGCAGTCCCTCGCCGCCGAGCTCGCCGCGCATTGGCCCCCGCCCGTGCGCGGCCTGCACCGCATCGAGCTCGACGACGCCCGCGTGCATCTGCTGCTGGCCTTCGGCGACGCCACCGATCTGGCGCCACGGCTCAAGCTGGCGGCGGACGCGCTCTACCTCGACGGCTTCGCCCCGGCGCGCAACCCCGCCCTGTGGACGCCCGAACTGTTCCGCGCGCTGGCCCGGTTGACCCGGCCCGGCGCCCCCGCCGCCAGCTACACCGTGGCCCATGCGGTGCAAAAGGGACTGAGCCAGGCCGGTTTCGAGCTCGCCCTGCAGCCTGGCTGGGGCGGCAAGCAGCAACGATTGCAGGCCACGTTCAACCCGGTCTGGAAACGCACCCGCCACACCCTGCCCACGCCTTGGCCCGCCGCCCTGCCCCGGCACGCCGTGGTCATCGGCGCCGGGCTTGCCGGCGCCGCCTGCGCCCACGCCCTGGCGCGCAGCGGCTGGACGGTCGACGTCCTCGAAGCCGGCGCGCATCCGGCCCGCGGCGGCTCGGCCATGCCCGCGGGCCTGGCTCACCTGCAGCCCTCGGCGGACGACAACCTGCTCTCGCGCCTCACCCGCGCCGGCATGGCCGCCTTGCGCCGCGCCCTGCCGCCCGATGCGGCTGACCTCGCGCAGTTCGTCCCCGCCACGCTCACCCCGGCCGATGCCGCCGAAGCCCGGCGCATGCAGGACTGGCGGCGCACCGTGCAACTCCCCCCGGAGATGGCGCAATGGACCGAAGCGGGATGGCAGGTGGACAGCGCCGTCCTGGCCAATCAGGCGGTCTGCGCGGCCTGGCTGGCGTCGCCGCGGATCACCCTGCGCTGCGGCGTGCAGATGGCCCGGTTGCGGCACGACGGCGCGTCCTGGAACGTGCTCGACGCTGCGGGGCACAGCCTGGCCCGCGCCCCGCAGATCGTGCTGGCGACCGCCCTGCAAACCCCTCATCTGCTCGCCGCCAGCGGCCTGATTCCGGGCCCCGACTGGCTGCCCTTGCGTGCCCTGCGCGGTCAGGCGCAGGCGCTGCCCGCGCGGTTGTGGCCCGCGCTGCGGGATCTCAGCCAACCGTGGATGGGAAGCGGCTATGTGCTGCGCCTGCCTGAAGCCGCGGCGCGCCTGCTGCAAGACGCCGGCGATCCAGCCGCCCAGGTCGACGCCCATCACGACTGGCTGCTGATCGGCGCCACCTTCGAGACCGACGATCAGTCCCTCACGCCCGAACAGGCCTGGCAGCACAACCGCGCGGGCCTGAGCGCGCTCACCACCTCGCCCCCTCGGCCGGACCATGTCGGCGCCCTGCGCCACTTCGCCGGCGTCCGCGCCGCCAGCACAGACCGCCTGCCCTATTGCGGCCCCCTGGCCGACCTTGCGCCGCTGCGGGCCAAGCCGCAGCGTGCCGCGGGCAAGCAATTGCACGAACTGCCCCGGCTGCCCGGTCTGGCCGTGTGCGCGGGCCTGGGATCGCGCGGGCTCACCCTGGCACCGCTGCTGGCCGAATTTCTGGTCGCCACGCTCGAAGGCACGCCCCTGCCCCTCGAAACCGATCTGGCCGATGCCCTCGACCCGGCCCGCGTGGCCTTGCGGCGACTGCGGCACGGCGCGGCCTCTTGA
- a CDS encoding 5-formyltetrahydrofolate cyclo-ligase, which produces MNPPLYDPLSPEQPQHLRADLRRELITRRQALTDRERRDAELAERLLQVLDALEPETLGAYCATRGEFDPLPTLAKWRAAHPECTLALPRVQEATKAMTFIAWAPGEPLQPGPYGIAEPTGQAALSPTTLLVPCVGFADVGLRLGYGGGYYDRYLAGREEVYTVGLSYACCELHQLDMQPHDQLMDLVLTEDGLYGLDALSLTLVD; this is translated from the coding sequence GTGAACCCGCCCCTGTACGACCCATTGTCCCCAGAACAACCTCAGCATTTGAGGGCCGATCTGCGACGCGAACTGATCACCAGGCGCCAGGCGCTGACCGACCGGGAGCGACGCGACGCCGAACTGGCCGAGCGTCTGCTGCAGGTGCTCGACGCCCTGGAGCCCGAAACGCTCGGCGCCTACTGCGCCACGCGCGGGGAATTCGACCCGCTGCCCACCCTGGCGAAGTGGCGGGCCGCGCATCCCGAATGCACCCTCGCCCTGCCCCGGGTCCAAGAGGCGACCAAGGCCATGACCTTCATCGCCTGGGCGCCCGGCGAACCGCTGCAGCCCGGCCCCTACGGCATTGCCGAGCCGACGGGCCAGGCCGCCCTCAGCCCCACCACCCTGCTCGTGCCCTGCGTGGGCTTCGCCGACGTCGGGCTGCGCCTGGGCTACGGCGGCGGCTATTACGACCGCTACCTCGCCGGCCGCGAAGAGGTCTACACCGTGGGCCTGAGCTACGCCTGTTGCGAGCTGCATCAGCTCGACATGCAGCCCCACGACCAGCTCATGGATCTGGTGCTGACCGAAGACGGCCTATACGGCCTGGACGCGCTCTCGCTCACCCTGGTCGACTGA
- a CDS encoding ribonuclease catalytic domain-containing protein, which translates to MSNVLFEDGGKFHAGRVMSEAEASLQVELDSGKRQKIKSAQALVRFDQPTPAELMAWAQAQQDGLDLDLLWEFAPEDEFHFEQVAADYYGGTPDGGQRAAILLRLFGAPHYFQRRGRGGQFRKAPATQVQAALAAIARKEEQLRQIETSAAELAAGRCPPEIAEKLYQILFRPDKNSPEFKTVALAVKQTGHGALTLLREAGAIASPWAFHMQRFLLERFPKGTDFPVLPVPSLAEALPLAAAPAFSIDDSATTEIDDAFSLQWLEDGRVRLGIHIAAPALALTRDSGWEQVARNRLSTVYMPGDKITMLPDALVQTFTLEAGRDCPALSLYCTVGADLQATAFETRVEQVHMVSNLRHDQLDDAVTEDALAADPAAQSYPHAKELAWLWTFAQALKRGREQVRGKPERVGGVDYTFRIDGRERGAEAATVRIEPRRRGAPLDTIVAELMILANATWGGWLAELGMPGIYRSQSGFGANLRTRMGLKPAPHQGLGVAQYAWCTSPLRRYVDLLNQGQLIACARFGKTALLQAPFKPRDPLLFAIVESFEDTYKAYATHQSALERYWTLRYLAQQGLDTFDASVLREGAVRVDGLPLVFTAVGAQDLPRNTRVQVRITGTDLITLEVFGRVLSQIDLPQLAIEAGAETEDEEDTVALAAPISVAVDTEEAETEPGAEASRQAS; encoded by the coding sequence TTGAGTAATGTGTTGTTTGAAGATGGCGGCAAGTTCCACGCGGGCCGCGTCATGAGCGAGGCCGAGGCCAGTCTGCAGGTCGAACTTGATTCGGGCAAGCGTCAGAAGATCAAGTCGGCCCAGGCGCTGGTGCGGTTCGACCAACCGACGCCCGCCGAACTGATGGCCTGGGCCCAGGCCCAGCAGGACGGGCTCGATCTCGATCTGCTTTGGGAGTTCGCGCCGGAGGACGAATTCCATTTCGAGCAGGTGGCGGCCGATTACTACGGCGGCACGCCCGATGGCGGCCAGCGCGCGGCCATTCTGCTGCGGCTGTTTGGCGCACCGCACTACTTCCAGCGCCGCGGCCGTGGTGGCCAGTTCCGCAAGGCGCCGGCAACGCAGGTGCAGGCGGCGCTGGCGGCCATCGCCCGCAAAGAAGAGCAGCTTCGCCAGATCGAGACTTCCGCGGCAGAACTGGCCGCGGGCCGCTGCCCGCCTGAGATTGCCGAGAAGCTCTATCAGATTCTGTTCAGACCGGACAAGAACAGTCCGGAATTCAAGACGGTGGCGCTGGCGGTGAAACAGACCGGTCATGGCGCCCTCACCCTGCTGCGCGAGGCCGGCGCCATCGCCTCGCCGTGGGCCTTCCACATGCAGCGCTTTCTGCTGGAGCGCTTTCCCAAGGGCACCGATTTTCCGGTGTTGCCCGTGCCGTCCCTGGCCGAAGCGCTGCCGCTGGCCGCCGCCCCGGCGTTCAGCATCGACGACTCGGCGACCACCGAAATCGACGACGCCTTCTCGCTGCAATGGCTGGAGGATGGCCGGGTGCGTCTTGGCATCCACATTGCCGCGCCGGCGCTGGCCCTGACGCGTGATTCCGGCTGGGAGCAGGTCGCCCGCAACCGGCTGTCCACCGTCTATATGCCGGGCGACAAGATCACCATGCTGCCCGACGCCCTGGTGCAGACCTTCACCCTGGAAGCCGGACGCGACTGCCCGGCGCTGTCGCTGTATTGCACGGTCGGCGCCGACCTGCAGGCCACCGCGTTCGAAACCCGCGTGGAGCAGGTGCACATGGTCAGCAATCTGCGCCACGACCAGCTCGATGACGCGGTCACCGAAGACGCTCTTGCGGCAGACCCGGCGGCGCAAAGCTACCCACATGCCAAGGAACTGGCCTGGCTATGGACGTTCGCGCAGGCGCTCAAGCGCGGCCGCGAACAGGTGCGCGGCAAACCCGAGCGCGTCGGCGGGGTGGACTACACCTTCCGCATCGACGGGCGGGAGCGCGGCGCCGAGGCCGCAACCGTGCGCATCGAGCCGCGCCGGCGCGGCGCGCCGCTCGATACCATCGTCGCCGAGCTGATGATTCTGGCCAATGCGACCTGGGGCGGCTGGCTGGCCGAGCTGGGCATGCCCGGCATCTACCGCAGCCAGAGCGGCTTCGGCGCCAATCTGCGCACCCGCATGGGCCTCAAGCCCGCGCCGCACCAGGGGCTGGGCGTGGCGCAGTATGCCTGGTGCACCTCGCCGCTGCGGCGCTACGTCGATCTGCTCAATCAGGGTCAGCTCATCGCCTGCGCCCGCTTCGGCAAGACCGCACTGCTGCAGGCGCCGTTCAAGCCGCGCGACCCGCTGCTGTTCGCCATCGTCGAGTCGTTCGAAGACACCTACAAGGCCTATGCCACCCACCAGTCGGCGCTCGAGCGCTACTGGACGCTGCGGTATCTGGCCCAGCAGGGGCTCGACACCTTCGACGCCAGCGTGCTGCGCGAGGGCGCCGTTCGGGTGGACGGCCTGCCGCTGGTGTTCACCGCCGTGGGCGCACAAGACCTGCCCCGCAACACCCGTGTGCAGGTGCGCATCACCGGCACCGATCTGATCACCCTGGAGGTCTTTGGCCGCGTGCTCAGCCAGATCGACCTGCCACAGTTGGCCATCGAGGCGGGGGCCGAAACGGAAGACGAAGAAGACACCGTGGCCCTGGCCGCGCCCATCAGCGTGGCCGTGGACACCGAGGAGGCCGAGACCGAACCGGGCGCCGAAGCCTCCCGGCAGGCTTCGTAG
- a CDS encoding energy transducer TonB, whose translation MPALRLRSLSPLQWALIASIGVHAALLSLRFAAPQTFNRLFDNAPLDVVLVNQRTDDAPAKPQAIAQANLDGGGDANKGLATTPLPFTADMSHGDAAVNQQRSLSALEQKQQQLLTQVRQQIVQLAQTVRQESNPERQQALEQKRRQLLDLLGAIERQIQQQNAKPRRRFIGPSTREAAYALYYDKLRTRIETLGTREFPQSGGNKLYGSLIMSITIGANGRLIAADVVQSSGNPTLDRQARAIVEAAQPYGRFTDAMLRQADQIVVISRFRFTRTQGLETAVQAPQSPAQATP comes from the coding sequence GTGCCCGCCCTACGCCTGCGCTCCCTCAGCCCTCTGCAATGGGCCCTGATCGCCTCGATCGGGGTGCATGCGGCCCTGTTGAGTCTGCGCTTTGCCGCGCCGCAGACCTTCAACCGCCTGTTCGACAACGCGCCGCTCGACGTGGTGCTGGTGAACCAGCGCACCGACGACGCTCCCGCCAAGCCCCAGGCCATCGCCCAGGCCAACCTCGACGGCGGCGGCGACGCCAACAAGGGCCTGGCCACCACGCCGCTGCCCTTCACGGCGGATATGTCGCACGGCGACGCCGCGGTCAATCAGCAGCGCAGCCTTTCGGCGCTGGAGCAGAAGCAGCAGCAATTGCTCACCCAGGTCCGGCAGCAGATCGTGCAGCTGGCCCAGACCGTGCGGCAGGAAAGCAACCCCGAGCGGCAGCAGGCGCTGGAGCAGAAGCGCCGCCAGCTGCTCGACCTGCTCGGCGCCATCGAGCGCCAGATCCAGCAGCAGAACGCCAAGCCGCGCCGCCGCTTCATCGGCCCGTCCACCCGCGAAGCCGCCTACGCACTGTATTACGACAAGCTGCGCACCAGAATTGAAACCCTGGGCACCCGCGAGTTTCCGCAAAGCGGCGGCAACAAGCTGTATGGCAGCCTCATCATGTCGATCACCATCGGCGCCAACGGGCGTCTCATCGCCGCCGACGTGGTGCAAAGTTCGGGCAACCCCACGCTCGACCGCCAGGCCCGCGCCATCGTGGAGGCTGCGCAACCCTATGGCCGCTTCACCGACGCCATGCTCAGGCAGGCCGATCAGATCGTGGTGATCTCGCGATTCCGCTTCACCCGCACACAAGGTCTGGAAACCGCCGTCCAGGCCCCGCAAAGCCCGGCGCAAGCCACCCCCTGA
- a CDS encoding YqiA/YcfP family alpha/beta fold hydrolase, translating to MPTLLYLHGFRSSPQSAKARATALRVAQLNAQREALGEPAVRWLCPQLPPSPRDAMDLCLDLLGSVKGDDLRLIGSSLGGFYATWLAHTLQARAALINPAVDPARDLCGQIGSLAAWHDPTLRFDFTAAHVDELRALQVGDLSAPVPEPQRYVVLIAQGDEVLDWRDMAARYRGAHCTVLPGGDHALSDYADRHLDTVLRWCLAPARPIETPLP from the coding sequence ATGCCCACCCTGCTCTATCTCCACGGTTTTCGCTCATCGCCCCAATCCGCCAAGGCGCGCGCCACGGCCTTGCGCGTGGCGCAGCTCAACGCCCAGCGCGAAGCCCTGGGCGAGCCTGCCGTGCGCTGGCTGTGCCCCCAGCTCCCTCCATCGCCGCGCGACGCGATGGACTTGTGCCTGGATCTGCTGGGATCGGTGAAAGGCGACGACCTGCGCCTCATCGGCAGCTCGCTCGGCGGCTTTTACGCCACCTGGCTGGCCCACACCCTGCAGGCGCGGGCGGCGCTGATCAATCCCGCGGTCGATCCGGCCCGCGATCTGTGCGGCCAGATCGGCAGCCTCGCCGCCTGGCACGACCCCACGCTGCGCTTCGACTTCACCGCGGCGCATGTGGACGAACTGCGGGCGCTGCAGGTCGGCGACCTGAGCGCCCCGGTCCCCGAGCCGCAGCGCTATGTCGTGTTGATCGCCCAGGGCGACGAAGTGCTCGACTGGCGTGACATGGCGGCCCGCTACCGCGGGGCGCACTGCACCGTGCTGCCGGGGGGCGACCATGCGCTTTCCGACTATGCCGATCGCCACTTAGATACCGTGCTGCGCTGGTGCCTCGCACCCGCCCGGCCGATTGAGACGCCACTTCCATGA